A DNA window from Rhineura floridana isolate rRhiFlo1 chromosome 11, rRhiFlo1.hap2, whole genome shotgun sequence contains the following coding sequences:
- the LOC133366802 gene encoding toll-like receptor 13, with protein MSSFRSFPLMLCVLLDFFMWSHRGVHSFGLDHCILSADRPGLAICSDQAIFNLSSAIFHLPNSTHWLRASNNKVTDLTSTTFTHLSDLLELYLDHNSISHIESNAFQSLGNLEVLDLSWNQLASVGSSMLANLRNLRELFLGNNKITTLHPNSLMSQVALQELHLPNNNLSNLQVVATAMKGLLNLTFLDLDSNQISVPCMGPSWITFPFLRNLSLNNNGISRLDLSNCSFPNLQQLNLTYNNMSEVGARSFQATPVLVELSLDMNPLKISQLNNATLPNLTMLHFSSTKPSLNETLPAACSFFQGHPSLTSLDIKHSKINVTQLIQLGSCTNLTWLDLSTTENKYLDKEVFTTFQSLEFLSLDKCKVLRLSSRAWGKQMRLRTLILRRNAISQLQEKVFYPLKNLSYLDLSKNRLTNLQQRSFFGMEALRTLILQGCQITAVTRNTFHYARKMKFLDLRDNSIKLLKDNAFLLNHMVTLLLSGNKILTIKRRAFVKLNSLKYLYLDHNLLYKLSLRVFAPLKKLETLDLGHNCLFTYNKYDYPSPFVGLLSLRKLDLSFQRPRQPICPTNKVFQGLESLQYLSLKGNPSILFFNLTFVNLTSLESLDLSEIQFGYNDSWKPHPNIFQGLSNLSRLWIEGSAIQDLPEQVFSGLPSLEQLSLSRNDLRTISKKLVGGLSSLKYLDASGNPLTCSCENAWFQNWSVSEPNIQVPLLGAYHCFSPGTIDRLFAYEDMSFCFENWGIYFFIATTVITLSFLLTVLVYAKFGWTLRHGYYLLRGWGYRRLRQKGQKYQYDAYISCCSQDYEWVVKNVVEKLEMQGEPGLRLCFGPRDFAPGEYYIDNVQNGISQSHKTLCLVSNNYLESEWCSLEIQLACSKIYYHGQDPLVVVFMEEIPNYRLSPYHRLRKLIKQESYFTWPEDPEAENVFWTRLREALRCGEQERADLQFNVAG; from the exons ATGTCCAGTTTTAGATCTTTCCCTTTGATGCTCTGTGTGCTGCTAGATTTCTTCATGTGGTCACATCGGGGTGTTCATTCTTTTGGGCTCGATCACTGTATCCTTTCCGCTGACAGACCAGGCCTTGCTATATGTAGTGACCAAGCCATCTTCAACTTGAGTTCTGCCATCTTCCATCTGCCCAATTCCACTCATTGGCTCAGAGCCTCCAACAACAAAGTGACAGATCTGACCTCAACCACCTTTACCCACCTTTCTGACTTGTTGGAACTTTACCTGGACCATAATAGTATCTCACACATTGAATCTAATGCCTTTCAAAGCCTAGGGAACCTGGAGGTGCTTGATTTGAGCTGGAACCAGCTGGCTTCCGTGGGGTCCTCCATGTTGGCCAACCTAAGGAATCTACGTGAGCTATTCTTGGGTAACAACAAAATTACCACTCTGCACCCCAATTCTCTCATGTCCcaggtggctctccaggaacTTCACCTTCCCAACAATAATCTCTCTAATCTCCAAGTGGTGGCAACAGCTATGAAAGGCTTGCTCAATCTCACCTTCCTTGATCTGGATTCCAATCAGATCTCTGTTCCATGTATGGGCCCCAGTTGGATTACCTTTCCTTTCCTGAGGAACCTCAGCTTAAACAACAATGGGATATCCAGGCTGGACTTGTCCAACTGTTCCTTCCCTAACTTGCAACAACTCAACCTAACCTATAATAATATGTCAGAAGTGGGGGCCAGATCCTTCCAGGCCACCCCTGTTTTGGTGGAGCTGTCCTTGGACATGAACCCCCTAAAGATATCCCAGCTTAACAATGCAACTCTTCCTAACCTAACCATGTTGCATTTCTCTAGTACAAAACCATCATTAAATGAGACCTTGCCAGCAGCTTGCTCCTTCTTCCAAGGCCACCCATCTTTGACCTCTTTGGACATCAAGCATTCAAAAATTAATGTCACTCAGCTGATCCAGTTGGGTTCCTGCACTAACCTCACATGGCTGGATCTGTCTACCACAGAAAACAAGTACCTGGACAAGGAGGTCTTTACAACATTTCAAAGCTTGGAGTTCCTGTCTCTGGACAAGTGCAAGGTGCTGCGGCTCAGCTCTAGGGCTTGGGGGAAGCAGATGCGGCTACGTACACTGATCCTGAGGAGAAATGCTATCTCTCAATTGCAGGAAAAAGTCTTCTATCCTTTGAAGAATTTGAGCTATTTGGATCTGTCGAAGAACCGCCTGACCAATCTCCAGCAGCGTTCCTTTTTCGGCATGGAGGCATTGCGTACACTCATCCTGCAGGGCTGCCAGATCACAGCTGTTACCCGCAACACCTTCCATTATGCTCGTAAAATGAAGTTCTTGGACTTGAGGGATAACAGCATCAAACTACTCAAGGATAATGCCTTTTTGCTCAACCACATGGTGACTCTCTTGCTTTCAGGCAACAAAATTCTCACTATCAAAAGGCGTGCCTTTGTTAAACTCAACTCCCTGAAATATCTGTACCTAGACCATAACTTGCTTTACAAGCTATCTCTGAGAGTCTTTGCACCCCTCAAAAAACTAGAAACCTTGGACCTCGGTCACAACTGCCTCTTTACTTACAACAAATATGATTATCCGTCCCCTTTTGTTGGCCTCCTCTCCCTTCGCAAGCTGGACCTTAGTTTCCAGAGACCTAGACAACCCATCTGCCCCACAAACAAAGTCTTCCAAGGCCTGGAAAGCCTACAGTATCTCTCCTTGAAGGGCAACCCCAGTATATTATTCTTTAACCTCACATTTGTCAACCTGACTAGCCTAGAGTCCTTAGACCTCtctgaaattcaatttggttATAATGACTCTTGGAAACCCCATCCAAATATCTTCCAAGGCCTGAGTAACTTAAGTCGACTGTGGATAGAAGGCAGCGCCATCCAGGACCTGCCTGAACAAGTATTTTCTGGTTTGCCATCTCTAGAGCAGCTCTCTCTTAGCAGGAATGACCTGAGGACCATCAGTAAAAAACTGGTTGGCGGGCTCTCCTCCCTGAAATATCTGGATGCCTCTGGGAATCCCCTGACATGCTCCTGTGAGAATGCCTGGTTCCAAAATTGGTCTGTGTCTGAACCGAATATCCAGGTGCCCTTGCTGGGTGCTTATCATTGCTTTAGCCCTGGCACAATTGATCGTCTCTTTGCTTATGAAGACATGTCCTTCTGCTTTGAGAACTGGGGAATATACTTCTTCATTGCCACCACTGTGATCACTCTTTCATTTCTGCTTACTGTTTTGGTCTATGCCAAGTTTGGTTGGACCCTCAGGCATGGTTACTACTTGTTGAGGGGCTGGGGCTACAGGCGTCTGCGTCAGAAAGGACAGAAATACCAGTATGATGCCTACATTTCTTGTTGTAGTCAGGACTACGAATGGGTGGTGAAGAATGTTGTAGAAAAGCTGGAGATGCAGGGAGAACCTGGTTTGCGGCTCTGCTTTGGGCCTAGAGATTTTGCCCCTGGAGAATATTACATTGACAATGTTCAGAATGGAATTAGCCAAAGCCACAAGACCTTATGTCTGGTGAGCAACAACTACCTGGAAAGTGAGTGGTGTTCACTGGAAATTCAGCTTGCTTGTTCCAAGATCTACTACCATGGACAGGACCCTCTGGTTGTGGTCTTTATGGAGGAAATCCCTAATTACAG gTTATCTCCCTACCATCGCCTAAGGAAACTGATCAAGCAAGAGAGCTACTTTACATGGCCTGAGGACCCTGAGGCTGAGAATGTATTCTGGACCAGGCTACGTGAGGCTTTGAGATGTGGAGAGCAAGAAAGAGCGGATCTGCAGTTCAATGTAGCTGGGTAG